Part of the Cryptosporangium arvum DSM 44712 genome, ACTGTTCCGCGGCGAGGGCCAGCCGGGCGGCGTCCGGGCGCAGACCACCGCGCCCACCGATGCCGAGCAGCCCGTCGACGACCACGGCCGGCCGTTCCCGGACGTCCTCGAGTTCGACGAGCCGCCCGCCGGCCGCTCGCAACGCGGTCAGACCGGCGCGGTGCACCCGCTCGTCCTGGACGCCCGCGACCGCCCGCACCACCGCACCGCGGCGGGCCAGCGCGGCACCGGCGAACAACGCGTCACCACCGTTGTCGCCCTTGCCCACCAGCAGCACGACCGGCGCGCCGTAGACCCGGTCCAGGACCTCGACGCACCGCCGGGCCAGGCCGGCCGCGGCCCGGCGCATCAGAGCACCCGGGGGGACGTGCGCCATCGCCTCGTGCTCGGCCGCCCTGATCGCCTCCACCGACCACGCGCCGGTGAGGACATCGTCGTCAGGCCGGTTCCGCGGGCCGGAGCTCATGCGCCCTCCGCCACGACCATCGCCGAGGCGATCCCGCCGTCGTGGGAGAGGGAGAGATGCCAGCGGGCGATGCCGGCCTTCGCGGCGGCCTCGGCGACGGTGCCCTTGACGTCCAGCCACGGACGGCCGGCGTCGTCCGGAACGATCTCGCAGTCGTGCCATTTGAGCCCGTGGGGAGCGCCGAGCGCCTTCGCGACGGCTTCCTTGGCCGCGAACCGCGCCGCCAGCGAATCCGCCGGACGCGGGTGGCCTTCCTGATTGACGCGTTCGGCCGCGGTGAACAACCGCTCCGCGAGGTGCGGGGTGCGGGCCACCGCGGCGGCGAACCGTTC contains:
- a CDS encoding holo-ACP synthase, whose product is MIVSVGIDVVLVERFAAAVARTPHLAERLFTAAERVNQEGHPRPADSLAARFAAKEAVAKALGAPHGLKWHDCEIVPDDAGRPWLDVKGTVAEAAAKAGIARWHLSLSHDGGIASAMVVAEGA